In Zygosaccharomyces rouxii strain CBS732 chromosome D complete sequence, one DNA window encodes the following:
- the APL6 gene encoding AP-3 complex subunit beta (similar to uniprot|P46682 Saccharomyces cerevisiae YGR261C APL6 beta3-like subunit of the yeast AP-3 complex which functions in transport of alkaline phosphatase to the vacuole via the alternate pathway suppressor of loss of casein kinase 1 function putative beta adaptin component of the membrane-associate clathrin assembly complex), with the protein MVDSIYRIASALESAKVITMDAAAIATSKLGETSYTTYSKNITPEQLSNLLNSRNPREIKDGMKRIISVMASGETTIDVESYFADVVKNIISDDAKVRIMVCIYLLRYAERDPNLALLSVNSIQKTLSDVDPETRCFSLKALSDMKIPSLFPVVLYTLKKAVTDPSASVRGEVAFSMLKLYREEGEEVVEELEPLLKVLLSDADPLVVSSAIVVLKKCFPQHLDWLHGHFRYYCEIMRELDPWAQNSMIDLLVSYCKQFLPRPTVVDASASADGVQSAILLPDRFNEIQFPVYDVVNHPDLTLFLQSLEPLIHSMNPSVILSSSNAFYQLATPMQFKKSEFPQALVRTSVFSNNIGVKSSLLQTILILSSLDSSLFLPYTKKFFVLPSDDTRVACLKLKILSNLINEFNVRVIVDQLKYYISTSQCPELVITAANTLAVCGQLSVRWESHVMKWFISHMETSKLPNAVLDSYVNVIRLLNPKRHLKTIMKLSEVLESRKLLADNVRAGIVWLFGEIAAVAYKICPDVLRKLIPHFSFEGPETRNQILLLAAKLLSYDIDNFRESGDVNEYDLDNSRIGQLYKAVAYLSEFDGDYDIRDRARCYSSLFLTRKFEIATLLLQAPKPSPVAASLWSPSSNGEQDLDWESVGLDKNLQEFHRMLPWNENIPETDDDLRKPAALKDYSRYKKSFSSDSFAGKNVSGGINSVSSGDWPLQPTSRQITATAAAAPAKKYRLQSLEEFFSDIPSKQTNKPKRKIVIESSSGEDDEESSSSDESESGDYRGDEDESSSSDESEGGDDRGDEDKGGDKNDDGDEDNASSSSG; encoded by the coding sequence ATGGTTGATTCCATATATCGAATTGCATCGGCATTGGAATCTGCTAAAGTTATCACTATGGATGCCGCTGCTATAGCTACTTCAAAGCTTGGTGAAACCTCCTATACTACTTATTCCAAGAATATCACACCTGAACAATTAAgcaatttgttgaattcCAGGAATCCTAGAGAAATTAAAGATGGTATGAAACGTATAATTTCGGTTATGGCATCAGGAGAAACTACCATAGATGTAGAGTCGTATTTTGCCGATGTTGTAAAGAATATTATATCTGATGATGCCAAAGTAAGAATAATGGTTTGCATATATCTGTTGAGGTATGCCGAGAGGGATCCAAATTTAGCACTTCTGTCAGTgaattcaattcaaaagACCCTTTCAGATGTGGATCCTGAGACTAGATGTTTCTCACTCAAGGCACTCTCTGATATGAAGATTCCATCACTATTCCCAGTAGTGTTATACACTTTAAAGAAGGCAGTAACTGACCCATCTGCAAGTGTACGTGGTGAGGTTGCTTTTTCCATGTTGAAACTCTATAGGGaggaaggtgaagaagttgTAGAGGAATTGGAGCCGTTATTAAAGGTATTATTGTCCGATGCTGATCCATTAGTGGTATCTTCGGCTATTGTAGTGCTCAAGAAATGTTTCCCTCAACATTTGGATTGGCTTCATGGACATTTTCGCTACTACTGTGAAATTATGCGTGAATTGGATCCATGGGCCCAAAATTCTATGATTGATCTGTTGGTTTCCTACTGTAAACaatttttaccaagacCTACAGTTGTCGATGCGTCTGCTTCTGCTGATGGCGTTCAATCTGCGATTTTACTTCCTGATAGATTTAACgaaattcaatttcctgTTTATGACGTGGTGAACCATCCGGATTTGACACTCTTCCTACAGAGTTTGGAACCTCTAATCCACAGTATGAACCCATCGGTAATCttatcatcttccaatGCATTTTACCAACTAGCTACGCCAATGCAATTTAAAAAGTCTGAATTCCCACAGGCGTTGGTTAGAACGAGTGTATTCTCAAATAATATCGGTGTAAAGAGCTCCTTACTTCAGACTATCTtaattttatcatcattggACTCATCATTATTTCTTCCATATACGAAGAAATTCTTCGTTCTACCATCTGATGACACCAGGGTCGCATGCCTAaagttaaagattttatccaatttgatcaatgaatttaatgTGAGAGTCATtgtagatcaattgaaatattatATTTCAACCTCACAGTGTCCGGAATTGGTAATTACAGCAGCAAACACCTTGGCGGTTTGCGGTCAATTATCAGTCAGATGGGAATCTCATGTAATGAAATGGTTCATCTCTCACATGGAAACGAGTAAGTTGCCCAATGCAGTTCTGGATTCTTATGTTAATGTTATACGTCTGTTGAACCCAAAAAGACATCTAAAGACGATAATGAAACTGTCAGAGGTCTTAGAATCTCGTAAATTACTGGCGGATAATGTTCGTGCTGGTATTGTATGGCTTTTTGGTGAGATAGCCGCTGTGGCATACAAAATCTGTCCAGATGTTTTGAGAAAACTGATACCGCATTTTTCCTTTGAGGGGCCAGAAACTCGAAATCAGATATTGCTGCTAGCCGCCAAGCTTCTTTCTTATGATATCGATAATTTCAGGGAAAGCGGTGATGTTAATGAATATGATCTCGATAATTCTAGAATTGGGCAACTTTACAAAGCTGTAGCGTATTTGTCAGAATTTGATGGGGACTATGACATTAGAGACAGAGCACGCTGTTATTCATCGTTATTCCTTactagaaaatttgaaattgctACTCTTTTACTACAAGCGCCCAAGCCTTCTCCGGTAGCAGCATCACTCTGGTCACCTTCCTCTAATGGTGAGCAAGACCTAGATTGGGAAAGTGTTGGGcttgataaaaatctgCAAGAGTTCCATAGGATGCTCCCTTGGAATGAAAATATTCCCGAAACAGATGATGACCTTAGGAAACCTGCTGCTCTTAAGGATTATTCGAGATATAAGAAAAGCTTTTCTTCGGATTCGTTTGCAGGTAAAAATGTTTCTGGAGGAATTAATTCTGTATCTTCCGGTGATTGGCCATTGCAGCCTACCAGCAGACAGATTACTGCGactgctgctgctgcaCCAGCGAAGAAATATCGTCTACAGAGTTTAGAAGAATTCTTTTCAGATATTCCATCTAAACAGACGAACAAGcccaagagaaaaattgtGATAGAGAGCTCCAGTGGggaggatgatgaagagtcATCCTCGTctgatgaaagtgaaagCGGTGACTACAGAggagatgaagatgagtcttcttcatctgatGAAAGCGAAGGTGGTGACGACAGAggagatgaagataaaGGTGGTGACAAAAACgacgatggtgatgaagataatgcttcatcatcctcagGATAA